ATCGCCCGCCTTGCAGCGGCGATGGCGCAGCGGTGGGACAAGCTCGATATCCTGGTGATCAATGCTGCGTTCCTGCCGACATTGACGCCAATCACCCAGATCAACCCCAAGCAGTTCAACGAAGCGCTCACCACCAACGTGCTCGCCACCCAGGCGCTGATCTCGGCGGTCGATCCGCTCCTCAAGCGTGCAGGCCATGCGCGGGTGGTCGGCCTTACCAGCTCGGTCGGGGCAAAGCCGCGCGCATACTGGGCGGCCTACGGCGCGACCAAGGCGGCATTCGACAACCTGCTCGAAACATACGCATCCGAGATCGAAAAGCTTGGCGATACCCGTGTCGTGGTGCTCGATCCCGGTGCAACGCGCACCGACATGCGGGCCAAGGCCTACCCCGGTGAAGACCCCGAGACCCTGAAGCCACCCGAGGACGTGGCGTCGCGCATTCTCGCCCTCGTGCAGGACGATATTCCGCAGTTCCACCGCGCGAATGCTTAATTTCGGGTAACCAACCCTCTCCACCGCCCATCAATGCGACTGACGCCATTGTACCGCTTCGCGCGCCGACGGGTGCGTGAAACGACACTGGTCGCAAGTCGTCATTTCAGGGACACGGTAATGATGGTCACCGATGAAGATCGCTATTCGCTAGCCGCGCAGGAAGATCGCTGCGCCCCCCGCACAAAGATCACCATTCCCGCGCAGTTGCGCGTGTCGGGTGGTCGCGCATTCCAGACAGTGGTTCACGACCTCTCGCTCGGTGGGTTCTCCGCTGCAGCGATTAACCGGTTGCACGTGGGCCAGCGCTGCTGGCTGACGCTGCCGGGGCTCGAATCGCTCCAGTCGCAGGTCGTGTGGTGGGACAACTCGATCGCCGGTTGCGCGTTCGACGACCTGCTCAGCCCGATCGTGCACGACAACA
Above is a window of Tsuneonella mangrovi DNA encoding:
- a CDS encoding SDR family NAD(P)-dependent oxidoreductase, with product MPENKPLDGRIALVTGASKGIGAATAKALAGAGAHVVLTGRNVKQLEAVEDEIHAAGASSTIAPLDLMEPDGIARLAAAMAQRWDKLDILVINAAFLPTLTPITQINPKQFNEALTTNVLATQALISAVDPLLKRAGHARVVGLTSSVGAKPRAYWAAYGATKAAFDNLLETYASEIEKLGDTRVVVLDPGATRTDMRAKAYPGEDPETLKPPEDVASRILALVQDDIPQFHRANA
- a CDS encoding PilZ domain-containing protein, which translates into the protein MMVTDEDRYSLAAQEDRCAPRTKITIPAQLRVSGGRAFQTVVHDLSLGGFSAAAINRLHVGQRCWLTLPGLESLQSQVVWWDNSIAGCAFDDLLSPIVHDNILARYSGGGVYRPMV